One Xiphophorus maculatus strain JP 163 A chromosome 23, X_maculatus-5.0-male, whole genome shotgun sequence genomic window, CAGCAGATGCATCAATATTAGGTAAAAAAGCTGTCAGGCTTGACAACACCACAATTTATTTCAGCACCACGGACAGTTACAtacactaaaacacacacagacacatgccCATATACACCAAAAAAGGACCAACAtccactttaaaaatatgacagCCATGTTGTGACTCAATTGGAATTCAAAAGCGGCTGAGCATTACTGTATGATGAATAGTGAAAAATACATGTACAAAATTATAgatgtaaaaattttaaaatatgtttattatccaaaatatatttactcataaGGTAAAACTATTCCTACCTCAGGTGAAGTATTGATATCTCCAAAGACATCTTCTAATTCTGATGGATGTTTCCTCAGAGTCTGGTCAGCAGGCAGCGTGTTGTCATTGTAGGATGATACAAACTTAAAGTCACTGGTTCTAGATCCTGTTGTCAGGTAGGCATCATAATTATAGGTGCTGCGTAAAGTTCCTGTTCCGTCAACATCTGAGTAATTTGGAGGAAGATAAGCTCCTGGTATGGCTACTGCTCCATCAAAcaacagtctgggctttcttcTGCGACAAAACCTCACAcccaggatgatgatgatgaaggtcagAAAGAAGGTGGACACAGAAACCAGCGCAATGATCAGATAAGAGGTTAAGGTGGAGTTCTTATCATCATAAGAAATGTCTTTTAGTTCTGGCACCTCAGCCAAGTTATcagaaataagtaaataaatggaACAGGTGGCAGACAGAGAGGGCTGTCCATTATCTTTCACTGCAACTATCAGGTTCTGTTTCATGCTGTCAGATTCGGAAATGTCCCGCTGAATCCTGAGTTCTCCACTGTGTAGATCAATACTGAAAAGTCCCGGAACTGAAGATTTAATTATATGATAGGATAGCCAGGCGTTCTGTCCAGAGTCTGCGTCCACTGCTATCACTTTGGACACCAGAGACCCTCCATGTGCAGCTTTAGGGACCAACTCAGTCATGAAGGAGCTGCTGTCTGGTGCTGGATACAATATCTGAGGAGAGTTGTCATTCACATCAGATATGAACACACTGACAGTCACGTtgctgctgagaggaggagAACCATTGTCTCTGGCCATCACTTGGACTTTAAAACTCCTGAACTGTTCATAATCAAATGACCTCACAGCGTGGATCACTCCTGTGTCTCCATTAACAGATAGATAGGAGGACACCGAGGCACCGTTCACCTCACCAGGTAACAGAGAATAAATCACTGTACCGTTTTGTCTCCAGTCAGGATCTCGAGCAGAAACAGTACATAAAGAGGAGCCAGGTTTGTTATTTTCACTCACATATGCGCTGTAGGACTGTTCCTCAAACACAGGTGGGTTGTCATTGATATCAGCTACAGATAATTGAATCATTTTAGAGGAAGACAGAGGTGGAGAGCCCTCATCTGTGGCAAAGATTGTAACGTTGTAACCAGACACTAATTCACGGTCAAGAGTTCCTGTGGTCACTAGAGAATAATAGTTCTTTATAGAAGGAACCAACTTAAAAGGGACATTTTGCTGGATAGAGCAGCGAACTTGTCCATTATTCTCTGAATCTCTATCCTGCACGTTAATGATGGCCACCTCTGTACCAGGTGACACGTTCTCAGGTATGGGGCTGGAGAGTGATTTTGTATAAATCACTGGAGCATTATCATTTACATCAGTGATATCAATTATGACCTTAGAATAGGAGGTGAGTCCTAATCCATCTTTTGCTGTCACCCTAAGTTCAAACAATGACACCGTTTCAAAATCAACTGCTCTCATCAATTTAATTTCACCTGCTTTACTGTCTATGTCAAATATATCCTTGACCTCATCAGAAATGTGTCCAAAATCATATGTAACCTCGCCATTAATTCCCACGTCTGCATCAGTTGCTCCAACTGTCAGAACAACAGTACCTACTGGAGAGTTTTCCGGCATACTGGTTTTGTAAATTGACTGCTTGAACACAGGAACGTTGTCATTTGCATCCAAGACATTTATATGAATCATCACGCTACCTGTCCTTTGCGGAGATCCACCATCTAAAGCCGTCAAAAGAAGactgatttcttttaatttttcacgGTCAAGTTCTCTGCTCAAGACAAGCTCCACGGAATTAGTCCCAACACCGAGAATGAAATGTTCATTGTTCTGCAGGTTGTACGTCTGCACTGAGTTTTGGCCGACGTCTGCATCATGAGCTTCCTCTATTGGAAATCGCGCACCTTTTGCTGCAGATTCCCTTATGTCAATTAGGATCAATTCTTTATTAAACTGCGGAGCGTTATCGTTTATATCCTGAACATGCAGATTTAGCCGATGCAGCTCTAACGGATTCTCCAACATAAGCTCTTGTTTCAAAACGCAGGATGCTTTGTCTCCACAAAGGCCTTCTCTGTCGAGCCTGTCAGAGACAACTAAATCTCCGTTACGGATGTCGAtgtcaaaataatgtttgtcaCTTCCTTCCGTATCAATACGAGCTTTTCGAGCGGACAGTTTGCTGACCTCGAGACTCAAGTCTTTGGCGATATTTCCGACCACTGATCCTCGCCGCATCTCCTCTGGAAACGAATACCTCAAATCTCCCTCTGCCAAAtgtacagaaagaaaaagcacGCCACAGACAAGACACTGGACTGCAGAGCTCGTGATAGCCATCCTCGTTGTCTAATCCTTGTCAAAacggaaaaaaaagttaaaagggaaaaaaaaaggaatttatgCTGAAATCCTCGCAGTCCAAAATCGCATTTCTCCCTCTTCTGATCGGCTACAGAAGCCCTGCCTCACGGTCTCTGTCATAATGCTGTGACGATACTGACAGCAAAACGTATGGTGTTGGCACACAGCGACCTCTTGAGTAAGCACGATAAATTGCTACCTGGGGTTCCACCAAGACaaaaccaacatttaattttactaGCCAATACAAAGTTTGAAATATCTAAAAGTGATCACTGACTGAAGAGGTCCCTCTCTCATGCATGCTAACCTGAGCACAACTTATATTTAAATGCTTGCCACAGAACTGCCTCAATTTAACTGTAACATCTGAACACGATGGAGTTGCAACAtcttctgtcaaaaaaaaaaaaaaacatatacgtTTCCTAAATAGCTGTAAACCATTAAAACATGTTATGTGAGAAACGTCCTTCTGACATGATGAAAAAGACTATGCACCAAATGGAAAGTTTTAGATGTCCAATAATCACTACAAAGACCAtactcaataaaataaatttaaaaagtaatgaaaaaaatccagtttttgtttGACTGCTTTAGAAAAATTGTAATATGGTggcacttaaaagaaaaattctcaCTAATATCAAACTGATCTATTTTCAACAGACACAAAGACATATCCGAAATCCTTCACCAAACACAAATAactacatttgaaataattaatgCATTGCATGTTATGAAGTTGAAACTACAGCAGAGGGAGCAGAAATGGGTGACTgaggaaagtggaaaaaatagaGCTTAACGTGCTAAAGCAGAtgtgacaaaaaacaactgCTTCAAATGAAATAGCCACAAAACTGTTGATCATTCAGaaagaatatatatttcttCAAGAGACAGGGCTCGCTATTACCAGAATagaataatttttactttagaatagGATTGTGACAATTATTTCACTTCCGTCTtatcaaaacatcaaaacaacaacaatattaatttttaaaaaaatcaacaatgaTTTAATCTTcctcaaaaacaataataaatagaaaCTAATTGGGAACACTTaccaataaatacataattttataTTAGGCTAATGGAGATAATCAAAGTTGCTACAGCAACAAAGAAATGCATATCTCTCCTACAGTTTGTTTCTCCACAAATAACTAATCAGCAACATTCATCAAGCgatgaaaaatgtcattttccaaTATGACcattgaaaaagaaaggaaCATTTTGCTTAAACCTTGAATACAAAGCGAGTGAGATGTAAGAGTAAGATGTCTTTATGgtgaaaaagcatttaaataaacatgttattaaCACCAGAGAGGAATCATTATTTCCAACCATATCAGTAAACTCGGTTGAGCTTTTTTCAGAGTTTGGTCAACAGGTTGTGTGTTGTCAATGTACGACGATACAAACGTAAAGTTGTTGGGTTAAAAGATCCTATTGTCACATATACGTCTTAGCGCATTTACATCATGCAATATGATGCAAAcctcttaaaaaagaaaaagctataTCATGAGATGCAAAGCTGAAAAAGCATATCTATCATTTTAAG contains:
- the LOC102232233 gene encoding protocadherin gamma-A12-like isoform X37 — protein: MAITSSAVQCLVCGVLFLSVHLAEGDLRYSFPEEMRRGSVVGNIAKDLSLEVSKLSARKARIDTEGSDKHYFDIDIRNGDLVVSDRLDREGLCGDKASCVLKQELMLENPLELHRLNLHVQDINDNAPQFNKELILIDIRESAAKGARFPIEEAHDADVGQNSVQTYNLQNNEHFILGVGTNSVELVLSRELDREKLKEISLLLTALDGGSPQRTGSVMIHINVLDANDNVPVFKQSIYKTSMPENSPVGTVVLTVGATDADVGINGEVTYDFGHISDEVKDIFDIDSKAGEIKLMRAVDFETVSLFELRVTAKDGLGLTSYSKVIIDITDVNDNAPVIYTKSLSSPIPENVSPGTEVAIINVQDRDSENNGQVRCSIQQNVPFKLVPSIKNYYSLVTTGTLDRELVSGYNVTIFATDEGSPPLSSSKMIQLSVADINDNPPVFEEQSYSAYVSENNKPGSSLCTVSARDPDWRQNGTVIYSLLPGEVNGASVSSYLSVNGDTGVIHAVRSFDYEQFRSFKVQVMARDNGSPPLSSNVTVSVFISDVNDNSPQILYPAPDSSSFMTELVPKAAHGGSLVSKVIAVDADSGQNAWLSYHIIKSSVPGLFSIDLHSGELRIQRDISESDSMKQNLIVAVKDNGQPSLSATCSIYLLISDNLAEVPELKDISYDDKNSTLTSYLIIALVSVSTFFLTFIIIILGVRFCRRRKPRLLFDGAVAIPGAYLPPNYSDVDGTGTLRSTYNYDAYLTTGSRTSDFKFVSSYNDNTLPADQTLRKHPSELEDVFGDINTSPEQKPPNNDWRFTQGQRPGPSGPHMPYGTHIRWTPKNGTRATGGPEVAMGTGPWPQPPTEAEQLQALMAAANEVSEATATLGPGTMGLSTRYSPQFTLQHVPDYRQNVYIPGSTATLTSNPQQQQATAQQATQQALPPPQASAQAEPPKAAQTPASKKKSTKKEKK